From the genome of Vicinamibacteria bacterium:
CGGGTCCGATCGCCGCGAACGATACGTTTCGAGGGGGAGTACGCGGAGACAATCGAGTGAAGAATGTCTCGATGGCGTTCGCGCTCGTGAAAACGACCCAGTCGTAGGATGCGAGGCGACCGAGCGCCTCGTCGAACGCGAGGTAGTCGGCGGGCGGCGCGATTCGAATCGCCGGGGCTTCGATGACCTTCGCGCCGAGCGATCGAAGCGCCTCGGCGAAAGGCCGTGACTGATGACGCGGCCGGGTCACGACGATGCACCGTCCCGAAAGCGGGGGAAGGGTCATCGTTGCTTGCCCAATTCCGAGACGATCTCCGCGGCGCCGGCGTCGAGCATGGTCTCGGCGAGGGAAGCGCCGACGTCTCCCGGCCGCTGGGCCGGTCCCCGAGCCTGCCGGCGGAGGCAGCGTGCGCCATCGACCGTGCCGACATAAGCGCGCAGGAAGATCACATCCCCATCGA
Proteins encoded in this window:
- a CDS encoding uroporphyrinogen-III synthase; this encodes MTLPPLSGRCIVVTRPRHQSRPFAEALRSLGAKVIEAPAIRIAPPADYLAFDEALGRLASYDWVVFTSANAIETFFTRLSPRTPPRNVSFAAIGP